From a single Aggregatilinea lenta genomic region:
- a CDS encoding CHAT domain-containing protein: protein MEFSESQLPTALALIDAGPGDYFGYLSEVLSGMVQLDLARSAYEFFVRHDPSVYSLYIIDQTVRGEPFFPLDDVGLNVVETLIDEADETPILFLSTADIDESNHILERHSNCHSVPRFVRHEYEIPTLVELLIRTASTKPKSQVRLFITYWLDPPAEHLDGESRLDAVLNMAFCRTHIVTVDCRYKFNRVDFPGDIDTLRAEIKASGFRTGVIENSSISIPNNSEIQTLRIGLEDIQPKTEPHRKVSIHFFSDTGFLNDLRFGLTARGENLGSRTILLSQREVPQVHDENGPRHVLELKWHKTTEGAPYLEVAATFRYNGKVHVKPLGETKLTLGDYTDIRERLENALKRIELKAATGEIFSTVPETVEKSKELFEAGQAAFYRIFSATDRGLTRKLQDFFERSQSVFGQKPEVRVDTDSLHLIPFELLYTAPLQPSNEFQLNRLWAMGAVVKQLLPNQDYGETPVLSSSSRINFAFIRNTKIEAPLRYELPLLEAVSNHIDLYRWEKDKHDPFDLAGFLRAPYQILQITGHGTRPPGESINLGGAYLTPEWFLDNNIMLGDRPLVILNACEGVAIDPEYTKSFLTALFKAGAQGILGPHTRVGTYFASRFVTSFLRYFLSGMPANDALQRTRQECFLNTGHLTGLLYTYYGHPSLSVENYIPMGNDLNLCSKCLILGCVSEKSETI, encoded by the coding sequence ATGGAATTTTCAGAATCGCAATTACCAACAGCATTAGCACTGATTGATGCAGGGCCAGGAGACTACTTTGGATACCTTTCTGAAGTACTCTCCGGTATGGTGCAACTCGATCTTGCTCGTTCCGCATACGAGTTCTTCGTCAGACATGATCCCAGCGTCTATTCACTATACATTATTGATCAGACAGTAAGAGGTGAACCATTTTTCCCTCTAGATGATGTTGGATTAAATGTAGTCGAAACTCTTATTGACGAAGCTGATGAGACTCCGATTTTATTCTTGTCGACGGCAGATATTGACGAAAGCAATCATATTCTAGAAAGACACTCAAACTGCCACTCGGTGCCACGATTTGTACGCCACGAATATGAGATTCCAACTCTCGTCGAACTGCTTATTCGGACGGCATCGACGAAGCCTAAGTCACAGGTGAGACTTTTTATCACTTATTGGCTCGATCCGCCAGCAGAACACCTTGACGGAGAGAGCCGTCTCGATGCGGTACTTAATATGGCTTTTTGTCGAACTCATATAGTGACTGTTGACTGCCGTTACAAGTTCAATCGCGTAGACTTTCCTGGTGACATTGATACTTTACGAGCCGAAATAAAAGCCAGTGGTTTTAGGACAGGGGTAATTGAAAACAGCAGCATTTCTATTCCTAACAATTCCGAGATCCAGACTCTGCGAATAGGACTGGAAGATATACAACCTAAAACGGAACCTCATAGAAAAGTGTCTATCCACTTTTTCTCGGATACCGGATTTTTGAATGATCTTCGCTTTGGCCTGACGGCTAGGGGGGAAAACCTGGGCTCCCGAACTATTCTGCTTAGCCAACGAGAAGTTCCTCAAGTTCATGATGAGAATGGACCTCGTCATGTGCTGGAGTTAAAATGGCACAAGACTACAGAGGGCGCACCTTACTTAGAAGTAGCAGCGACTTTTCGATATAACGGCAAAGTACATGTTAAACCCTTGGGAGAAACAAAGTTGACCCTTGGTGACTATACCGACATTCGGGAAAGACTTGAGAATGCCTTGAAAAGGATAGAACTGAAGGCGGCAACTGGAGAAATCTTCAGCACAGTACCCGAAACGGTCGAGAAATCGAAAGAGTTGTTTGAAGCAGGGCAAGCTGCTTTCTACAGGATCTTTAGCGCAACGGACAGGGGTTTGACAAGGAAATTACAAGATTTTTTTGAAAGATCACAAAGCGTTTTCGGTCAGAAGCCAGAAGTACGTGTTGACACTGATAGTCTTCATCTCATTCCTTTCGAACTTCTATACACTGCACCTCTTCAGCCTTCAAACGAGTTTCAGCTTAATAGACTCTGGGCAATGGGAGCAGTAGTTAAGCAGTTGCTCCCTAACCAAGACTACGGCGAAACTCCAGTTCTAAGCTCCTCTAGCCGTATAAATTTTGCATTTATTCGTAATACAAAGATTGAAGCTCCACTGCGCTACGAACTACCTCTGCTTGAAGCAGTTTCAAATCACATCGATCTATATCGTTGGGAAAAGGATAAACATGATCCATTTGATTTGGCTGGATTTTTAAGAGCGCCATATCAGATACTGCAAATTACCGGTCACGGTACCCGTCCACCAGGAGAAAGTATTAACCTTGGCGGAGCATATCTTACGCCGGAATGGTTTTTAGATAACAATATTATGCTTGGCGATAGGCCGCTCGTTATTTTGAACGCTTGTGAGGGAGTAGCAATTGATCCAGAATACACAAAATCTTTCCTTACAGCACTCTTTAAAGCAGGAGCGCAAGGAATTCTGGGCCCCCACACCAGGGTGGGCACCTATTTTGCGTCGCGATTTGTAACAAGTTTCCTGCGCTATTTTCTTTCCGGCATGCCGGCAAACGATGCGCTACAGCGAACACGGCAAGAATGCTTCCTAAATACAGGACATCTTACTGGGTTACTGTATACTTACTATGGTCATCCATCTTTGTCCGTGGAAAACTATATTCCTATGGGAAACGATCTTAATTTATGTAGTAAGTGCCTTATATTAGGGTGTGTTTCCGAAAAGTCAGAGACAATTTAG
- a CDS encoding Pepco domain-containing protein, producing the protein MSQSPTIPVFAESVPDHEYLGDEHQRKIHDVSVATLTSNLNDILNQLEKILPQPERQYNKFKIEEIEIKLEVSAEGKIGILGTGIQAGANAGLSITLKRA; encoded by the coding sequence ATGTCCCAATCACCAACAATTCCAGTTTTTGCTGAATCCGTGCCCGACCATGAATACTTAGGCGATGAGCATCAACGAAAAATACACGATGTATCTGTTGCCACGCTCACTAGTAACCTAAACGATATTCTCAACCAGCTTGAAAAGATTCTTCCTCAACCAGAACGCCAGTACAATAAGTTTAAAATTGAAGAAATAGAAATTAAGCTCGAGGTGAGCGCAGAAGGAAAGATCGGAATTCTGGGAACAGGAATCCAGGCTGGAGCGAATGCAGGCTTAAGCATCACACTGAAACGAGCTTAG